From a region of the Acinetobacter calcoaceticus genome:
- a CDS encoding MFS transporter produces MSSNVNLNAKKATEIKLFSFSTPAMRAFHMTWLAFFVCFFAWFACAPLMPVIKGEFGLTKDQIANINIAAVAITILVRLIVGPLCDKYGPRITYTTLLLVGSIPVFGVAAANSYESFLFFRLLIGAIGASFVITQYHTSVMFAPNIVGTANAASAGWGNAGGGATQALMPLLLGAIVMFGVEQTMGWRVALIVPGVMMVIVGILYWKLTQDCPQGNFKEVRAQGIEVGSGKKGGTAILMQAARNYRVWILFLAYGASFGIEIFIHNVAAMYYVDQFKMDLKTAGLTAGIFGLLALFARALGGIISDKVALKKGLDGRTKVLVLMIVGEGLFLILFSQMNAVALAIISMTIFALFTHMACGATYALVPFIDRNALGGVAGIIGAGGNVGAVAAGFLLKGLLDVQTCLFILGGLVMVAGCSVILIRFTTEHKEKEQVLFEQALLERNSAA; encoded by the coding sequence ATGTCTTCAAATGTAAATCTAAATGCAAAAAAAGCAACTGAGATTAAATTATTCAGTTTTTCAACTCCAGCAATGCGTGCCTTCCACATGACATGGCTCGCTTTCTTTGTTTGTTTCTTCGCATGGTTTGCGTGTGCACCATTAATGCCCGTTATTAAAGGTGAATTTGGATTAACAAAAGATCAAATTGCCAATATTAATATTGCTGCCGTTGCTATTACGATTTTAGTTCGGCTTATTGTCGGACCACTCTGTGACAAATATGGCCCACGTATTACGTACACCACTCTCCTGTTAGTTGGCAGTATTCCAGTATTTGGTGTAGCTGCTGCCAATAGTTATGAATCTTTTCTGTTCTTTCGATTACTTATCGGTGCTATTGGTGCAAGCTTCGTAATTACTCAATATCATACAAGTGTAATGTTTGCTCCTAATATAGTCGGTACAGCAAACGCAGCTTCAGCTGGTTGGGGAAATGCTGGCGGTGGTGCAACACAAGCCTTAATGCCTTTATTGCTCGGTGCAATTGTGATGTTTGGTGTTGAACAAACTATGGGATGGCGCGTGGCACTAATCGTACCTGGCGTAATGATGGTTATTGTTGGCATTCTTTACTGGAAATTAACTCAAGATTGTCCTCAAGGAAACTTTAAAGAAGTTCGTGCACAAGGTATTGAGGTCGGTAGTGGTAAAAAAGGCGGTACGGCCATTTTAATGCAAGCCGCTCGTAACTATCGTGTCTGGATTTTATTTCTGGCATATGGTGCAAGTTTCGGTATTGAGATTTTTATCCATAACGTTGCAGCAATGTACTATGTTGATCAGTTTAAAATGGATTTAAAAACGGCTGGGTTAACTGCAGGAATCTTTGGTCTGCTGGCATTATTTGCTCGTGCTCTTGGCGGTATCATTTCCGATAAAGTTGCACTCAAGAAAGGATTAGATGGTCGCACGAAGGTACTTGTACTTATGATTGTAGGTGAGGGTCTATTCTTAATACTCTTCTCACAAATGAATGCTGTTGCGCTCGCAATTATCTCGATGACTATTTTTGCACTCTTTACACATATGGCGTGTGGAGCAACTTACGCACTCGTACCATTTATTGATCGTAATGCATTAGGTGGTGTGGCAGGAATTATTGGTGCAGGTGGCAATGTTGGTGCCGTCGCAGCAGGTTTCCTACTTAAAGGCTTACTTGATGTTCAAACTTGCTTGTTTATTTTAGGGGGGCTGGTTATGGTCGCAGGCTGTAGCGTAATTTTAATTCGCTTCACAACCGAACATAAAGAAAAGGAACAAGTTCTTTTTGAACAAGCATTACTTGAACGTAATTCCGCAGCTTAA
- a CDS encoding MFS transporter, producing MTKTGNHFSQPLIYMLIGSAIILALSLGVRHGFGLYLVPMSHEFGWGQHVFSLAIAMQNLIWGVVQPFTGAIADKYGSKIVVAVGGLLYTLGLLLMAFSSNVLILNLSLGLIIGIALSATSFTVLLSAVGRAAPPEKRSMAMGIASAAGSFGQFIMLPSTLLLLKNVGWSAALMVSALLIALIIPLAWMLKGPSNQTPKAITQPQFTFKQVLNIAKRHKPFWWLALGFLVCGFQVVFLGVHLPGYLIDHGFDATTGTVFLALIGLFNIVGTYGAGWLGDRFSKPKLLMALYGSRGIAIIAFLLLPLSTYTVYAFGVIMGLLWLSTVPLTNGIVANMFGVKYLSMLSGIVFFTHQVGSFFGGWLGGVNHDLTGNYNAIWLCSIALSILGVIVHFFVNEDAVIHDA from the coding sequence ATGACTAAAACTGGCAATCACTTTTCCCAGCCCCTCATTTATATGTTGATTGGAAGTGCAATTATTTTGGCACTTTCTTTAGGCGTTAGGCATGGTTTTGGACTTTATCTCGTACCGATGAGCCACGAATTTGGCTGGGGCCAACATGTTTTTAGTCTCGCGATTGCCATGCAAAACCTGATCTGGGGAGTCGTTCAACCTTTTACAGGCGCAATTGCAGACAAATATGGCAGTAAAATTGTGGTTGCGGTTGGCGGACTCCTTTATACCCTTGGCCTACTCTTAATGGCCTTTAGTTCAAACGTATTAATCTTAAATTTAAGTCTGGGGCTGATTATTGGTATAGCTTTATCAGCGACTTCTTTTACAGTCTTACTCAGTGCAGTAGGTCGAGCTGCTCCACCAGAAAAAAGAAGTATGGCAATGGGGATTGCAAGTGCAGCTGGTTCTTTTGGTCAGTTTATTATGCTGCCATCTACCCTTCTCTTACTCAAAAATGTCGGATGGTCAGCAGCCTTAATGGTGAGTGCGTTGTTAATTGCTCTTATTATTCCGCTAGCATGGATGTTAAAAGGGCCTAGCAATCAAACGCCAAAAGCAATTACACAGCCTCAGTTCACATTTAAACAAGTTCTTAACATTGCCAAAAGACATAAGCCCTTCTGGTGGTTAGCTTTAGGCTTTTTAGTGTGTGGATTCCAAGTCGTCTTCTTGGGTGTGCATTTACCCGGCTATTTAATTGATCACGGATTTGATGCAACTACTGGTACTGTATTCCTCGCTTTAATTGGCCTATTCAATATTGTGGGAACCTATGGCGCGGGTTGGTTAGGCGACCGCTTTTCAAAACCTAAATTATTAATGGCGCTTTACGGTAGCCGTGGCATCGCGATCATTGCTTTTTTATTATTACCGTTAAGCACTTATACGGTATATGCTTTTGGGGTCATTATGGGCCTTTTATGGCTCTCTACAGTTCCGCTCACAAATGGCATTGTGGCAAATATGTTTGGGGTAAAATATCTATCGATGCTGAGTGGTATTGTATTTTTCACTCATCAAGTTGGTTCTTTCTTTGGTGGCTGGCTTGGCGGCGTTAACCATGACTTAACAGGTAATTACAATGCGATTTGGTTATGTTCTATAGCCTTAAGTATACTAGGGGTAATCGTACATTTCTTTGTGAATGAGGATGCCGTTATCCATGACGCATAA